A genomic window from Candidatus Pelagisphaera phototrophica includes:
- a CDS encoding Gfo/Idh/MocA family protein, with product MNRRKFIQTTGIAAATTALPGWYLEESLAKSSLSKPKLANDRLGVALVGCGGRGSGVAEAAVYYGEMVAICDVDDGQLAKAKQKWPMAKAFKDFRKVMELKEVDIVVCGTVDHWHTLVSLAAMRAGKDVYCEKPLTLTIDEGKHLVAAEKKTGRILQTGTQQRSDPRFRLACEIARNKIIGDLTEIDVYLPAGQRLGPFKKKPVPNGMDWDMWQGQTPYVDYVEERAHRLFRYWWEYSGGTMTDWGAHHNDIALWATGFERSGPISAEGRALVDMIPYGFTAASEYELEYVYPNGVKHRCRTTTANAWNGAVLDPNRRQHGLRLTGTNGWVWVTRGAIEASDPDILKTPLPSSAERLYNSNNHMINFVESVRSRKQAICDAEIGHRSATMCHLGVTAVRLGRKVQWNPKKEKFIGDKEVAKTISRPMRKLWDYDIV from the coding sequence ATGAATCGTAGAAAATTTATCCAAACCACTGGAATCGCTGCCGCAACCACTGCCCTTCCCGGTTGGTATCTCGAAGAATCCTTGGCCAAAAGTTCCCTTTCCAAACCAAAATTGGCGAATGATCGCCTTGGAGTCGCGCTCGTGGGCTGCGGTGGCCGAGGGAGCGGCGTCGCCGAGGCAGCGGTATACTACGGCGAAATGGTCGCCATTTGCGACGTCGACGACGGTCAACTGGCCAAGGCCAAGCAAAAGTGGCCCATGGCGAAGGCCTTCAAAGACTTCCGCAAGGTCATGGAACTCAAAGAAGTCGACATCGTAGTCTGCGGCACGGTTGACCACTGGCATACGCTCGTATCTCTGGCGGCCATGCGAGCGGGAAAGGACGTCTATTGCGAGAAACCACTTACCCTCACCATTGACGAAGGGAAACATCTCGTCGCCGCAGAGAAGAAGACAGGCCGGATTTTGCAAACGGGCACGCAACAGCGAAGCGACCCACGATTCCGACTAGCCTGTGAAATCGCCCGCAACAAAATCATTGGCGACCTCACGGAAATCGATGTCTACCTTCCCGCCGGCCAGCGACTGGGGCCGTTTAAAAAAAAGCCAGTGCCCAATGGGATGGACTGGGATATGTGGCAAGGGCAGACACCGTACGTGGATTACGTCGAAGAAAGGGCCCACCGCCTTTTCCGATATTGGTGGGAGTATTCCGGTGGCACCATGACAGACTGGGGTGCCCACCACAATGATATCGCCCTCTGGGCAACCGGATTTGAACGCAGCGGACCTATTTCCGCAGAAGGCCGCGCACTCGTTGACATGATACCCTATGGCTTCACTGCCGCTAGCGAGTACGAGCTTGAATACGTTTACCCAAATGGTGTTAAGCACCGCTGCCGTACTACCACCGCCAACGCCTGGAACGGCGCGGTCCTCGATCCCAATCGCCGACAGCACGGACTTCGCCTTACAGGAACCAATGGCTGGGTTTGGGTCACGCGCGGTGCGATCGAAGCAAGCGATCCCGATATCCTAAAAACTCCGCTACCTTCGAGTGCGGAACGTCTCTACAATAGCAACAACCACATGATCAATTTTGTCGAATCCGTTCGTTCGAGAAAGCAGGCGATCTGCGACGCAGAGATAGGCCACCGATCAGCCACTATGTGCCACCTAGGAGTGACCGCCGTCCGTTTAGGCCGAAAGGTCCAGTGGAACCCCAAGAAGGAGAAATTCATCGGTGACAAAGAAGTCGCGAAAACCATTTCCCGCCCCATGCGCAAACTCTGGGACTATGACATTGTTTAA
- the rpmI gene encoding 50S ribosomal protein L35: MQKTKKSIAKRFKLTGTGKLMRRSPGKRHHLHQKTTKQKRSLSQDKHVSSGRQADLMRGLPHGL, from the coding sequence ATGCAAAAGACTAAGAAATCCATAGCAAAACGCTTCAAGCTGACGGGCACTGGCAAGTTGATGCGGCGTTCCCCCGGGAAACGTCACCATCTCCACCAGAAAACCACTAAGCAGAAGCGTTCTTTAAGCCAGGACAAGCACGTGTCCTCAGGACGTCAGGCAGATTTAATGCGTGGCCTCCCACACGGTCTTTAA
- the rplT gene encoding 50S ribosomal protein L20: MPRATNSPAYRKRRKKMLKQAKGYFGNKSRLYKYAKEAVAHALQYAYRDRRTKKRTMRQLWIVRINAACRAEGISYSRFQEGLKAAEITLDRKILADIAVQDAVAFSGLIEKAKEALKNKAAA, from the coding sequence ATGCCTAGAGCAACTAATTCACCCGCGTACCGCAAGCGTCGCAAAAAGATGCTTAAGCAAGCCAAGGGCTACTTCGGCAACAAATCACGTTTATACAAATACGCGAAAGAGGCCGTAGCGCACGCGCTACAGTACGCCTATCGCGACAGACGCACCAAAAAGCGCACGATGCGCCAGCTTTGGATTGTGCGTATCAACGCTGCTTGTAGAGCAGAAGGCATTAGCTACAGTCGATTCCAAGAAGGACTCAAGGCTGCCGAGATCACCCTGGATCGCAAGATTCTGGCGGATATCGCCGTTCAGGACGCTGTCGCATTTAGCGGTCTGATTGAGAAAGCTAAGGAAGCTTTGAAGAACAAAGCCGCCGCCTAA
- the pheS gene encoding phenylalanine--tRNA ligase subunit alpha, with product MEEELKQIVDAAKTNVGAVSNRADFEAFKAGITGPNGSLTKVMKGMGQVAKEDRPTFGKLINEAKQQVQAIYDIALEAIEAAEIAERLGPPIDPSLPSPDSEPGSLHPLTQVREEISRIFKQIGFTVAEGTEVETEYYCFDALNTPKDHPARDLQDTFYLPDDADFGNVSKNSDERYLLRTHTSSVQIRTMLKGEPPIRIISPGRCFRRDTVDATHSANFHQVEGLYVDKNVTVRDLKAILDYFFEQLLGKGTTTRFRPHFFPYTEPSFEVDFSSSHLAKLGSDWVEIAGCGMVEPEVFASVGYDPEVYSGFAFGMGIERIAMIIYGIDDIRYFYQNDHRFLKQFA from the coding sequence ATGGAAGAGGAACTTAAACAGATTGTAGATGCGGCCAAAACCAATGTGGGCGCCGTTTCGAACCGTGCCGATTTCGAAGCCTTTAAGGCAGGGATTACGGGGCCCAACGGTTCCTTGACCAAAGTGATGAAAGGCATGGGCCAGGTCGCCAAGGAAGATCGGCCGACCTTTGGCAAGCTCATCAACGAGGCAAAGCAGCAGGTACAGGCCATTTATGACATCGCCTTGGAGGCGATCGAAGCAGCAGAAATTGCCGAGCGGCTGGGCCCGCCAATCGATCCCTCCCTGCCGTCGCCAGATTCGGAACCGGGGAGTTTGCATCCGCTGACGCAGGTGCGGGAGGAAATCAGCCGCATCTTTAAGCAGATCGGATTCACGGTTGCGGAGGGTACAGAGGTTGAAACCGAGTATTACTGCTTTGATGCGTTGAATACTCCCAAGGACCATCCGGCACGAGATTTGCAGGATACATTCTATCTTCCGGATGATGCAGATTTTGGGAACGTATCCAAAAATTCGGACGAGAGATACTTACTACGAACACACACTTCATCGGTGCAAATTCGTACGATGCTGAAAGGCGAACCACCCATTCGAATCATTTCACCAGGCCGGTGTTTTCGCCGTGACACGGTGGATGCGACACACAGTGCTAATTTTCACCAAGTCGAAGGACTTTACGTAGACAAGAACGTCACGGTTCGGGACTTGAAAGCCATACTTGACTATTTTTTCGAGCAGCTGCTAGGCAAGGGAACGACCACGCGATTTCGTCCTCATTTTTTCCCCTACACCGAACCTAGCTTCGAGGTCGATTTCTCTTCCAGTCACTTGGCGAAACTAGGAAGCGATTGGGTTGAGATTGCGGGATGCGGAATGGTCGAGCCCGAGGTCTTTGCGTCGGTAGGGTATGATCCGGAAGTTTATTCAGGTTTCGCTTTTGGTATGGGAATCGAGCGTATCGCCATGATAATATATGGAATCGATGATATACGCTACTTCTATCAGAACGATCATCGCTTCTTGAAGCAGTTTGCTTAA
- the pheT gene encoding phenylalanine--tRNA ligase subunit beta, whose amino-acid sequence MKISLNWLKRYIDLPESPKEIADSLTLLGFEVDDMESTGLPQLENVIVGEVLGRQQHPNADKLGVCRVALGDAIGEKTIVCGASNYKVGDRVPVAIPGAVLPGGFKIKRSKLRGVESDGMMCSGKEIGAGEDAAGLLILEGRPELGIPINAVLTESDTVFNLEVTPNRPDCLSHLGIARELAASYQRELSYPAVDNLPAPGDRPLGEEIFKSASVECEEDCPLYRATVIKGVKIGPSPAWMQDLLSSIGLRPINNVVDVTNYVLHECGNPLHAFDARDIKGSKIMVRNAREDEKVVTLDDEERTLSSRMVVIADDERALAVAGVMGGQNSEVKEDTKDLVLEVAYFNPTTIRWVSKTLGLSSDSSYRFERGVDPSSLRFATDRAVQLILETAGGTVCGPEHVAGSEPMVEKEIELSTDWVRVKAGFEISDEEIRDSLERLDMVISEESDGDWLVNIPSYRGDLDRPIDLLEEVLRIYGTDKIPSGAVVATATGENDNPITEFSRRAANYLVGQHFNEVVNYTLRSEGEQQNWSESVSRMALGLKNPISEDQTQLRHSLLPGILESLRLNQSRKTGATRFFELGRVFREVKGKVVEMISVAFAECSLGRPRSWKLREADDFFTAKNRATLLAGFAGIDIGRFKVTQIVDDSTAWQEGQAAVIDDPRAGILAEFGLMNLERIKALDIEGDIVAGSFSILPERLKAAKRVQFQPFSLFPPTAKDLALVVDQSELANDVVRSIEKIAQKATQGTFAMESIYVFDIYEGEELPAGKKSVAVSMVFRSSERTLKDKEVNTALEKIQNVIREKTAFEIRD is encoded by the coding sequence ATGAAAATTTCCCTCAATTGGCTGAAGCGCTATATCGATCTTCCGGAAAGCCCGAAGGAGATCGCGGACTCGTTGACTTTGCTTGGATTCGAAGTCGATGACATGGAATCGACAGGCTTGCCTCAATTGGAGAATGTAATCGTTGGCGAAGTTCTTGGCCGTCAGCAGCATCCTAATGCCGACAAACTGGGCGTTTGTCGAGTGGCTTTAGGAGATGCGATTGGTGAAAAGACGATAGTGTGTGGGGCTAGCAACTACAAGGTAGGTGATAGAGTGCCTGTCGCCATTCCGGGGGCGGTCCTTCCAGGTGGGTTCAAAATCAAACGATCCAAGCTACGTGGGGTCGAGTCGGATGGGATGATGTGTTCGGGCAAAGAGATTGGAGCGGGTGAAGATGCCGCTGGGTTGCTTATTTTAGAAGGGCGCCCGGAATTGGGGATACCAATCAACGCGGTTCTGACTGAAAGTGATACCGTTTTCAATTTGGAAGTGACTCCTAATCGTCCCGACTGTCTATCCCATCTTGGCATCGCCCGAGAATTGGCTGCAAGTTATCAGCGCGAATTGAGTTACCCCGCGGTAGACAATCTGCCGGCACCGGGAGATCGTCCGTTGGGTGAAGAGATATTTAAAAGTGCATCGGTCGAGTGCGAAGAGGACTGTCCGCTATATCGAGCTACTGTTATCAAGGGCGTGAAAATCGGACCGAGCCCCGCTTGGATGCAGGATCTTCTTAGCTCAATTGGCTTGCGGCCCATTAACAACGTGGTGGATGTGACGAATTACGTTTTGCACGAGTGTGGCAATCCACTGCATGCGTTTGATGCTCGCGATATTAAAGGGAGCAAGATCATGGTTAGAAACGCCCGTGAGGACGAGAAGGTTGTAACTTTGGACGACGAAGAAAGAACGCTATCTAGCCGGATGGTGGTGATCGCCGACGACGAGCGAGCCTTGGCTGTTGCTGGGGTAATGGGAGGTCAGAACTCGGAGGTCAAAGAGGATACGAAAGATCTCGTTTTGGAGGTGGCCTATTTCAACCCAACTACGATTCGTTGGGTATCCAAAACGCTTGGATTGTCTTCGGATAGCTCTTACCGCTTTGAGCGCGGAGTAGATCCGAGTTCGCTTCGATTTGCGACGGATCGGGCGGTGCAGCTCATCTTGGAAACGGCTGGTGGGACTGTTTGTGGCCCCGAGCATGTCGCCGGATCCGAGCCAATGGTCGAGAAGGAAATCGAGCTTTCGACTGATTGGGTGAGAGTGAAGGCGGGATTCGAAATCTCTGACGAAGAGATTCGCGACAGTTTGGAACGACTGGATATGGTAATCTCAGAAGAGAGCGATGGCGACTGGCTCGTTAATATTCCAAGCTACCGAGGTGATCTCGATCGTCCAATAGATCTGCTAGAAGAGGTGCTGCGCATCTACGGGACAGATAAAATCCCGTCGGGAGCGGTTGTGGCAACTGCCACTGGAGAAAATGACAATCCGATAACTGAATTTTCTCGACGTGCTGCGAACTATCTCGTCGGTCAGCATTTTAATGAAGTGGTAAACTATACGCTGCGTTCCGAAGGGGAGCAGCAGAATTGGTCGGAGTCGGTTTCCCGCATGGCTTTGGGGTTGAAAAATCCGATTAGCGAGGACCAGACCCAGTTGAGACATAGCTTGCTTCCGGGAATTCTGGAATCCCTGAGACTGAACCAGTCCCGAAAGACGGGAGCCACCCGATTCTTTGAACTGGGTCGCGTGTTCCGCGAGGTGAAAGGAAAAGTCGTTGAGATGATTTCGGTGGCTTTTGCTGAATGCTCGCTGGGTCGACCCCGAAGCTGGAAACTCCGGGAAGCCGATGATTTTTTTACCGCTAAGAATCGGGCCACTTTGTTGGCAGGGTTTGCGGGGATTGATATCGGACGGTTCAAGGTTACTCAGATTGTAGATGACTCTACGGCTTGGCAAGAGGGTCAGGCGGCAGTGATAGATGATCCCAGAGCTGGCATCTTGGCGGAATTTGGATTGATGAATCTGGAACGTATTAAGGCATTGGATATTGAGGGTGATATTGTAGCCGGTTCTTTTTCGATTCTTCCCGAGCGATTGAAAGCGGCAAAGCGGGTTCAGTTCCAGCCATTCAGTCTCTTCCCGCCAACTGCAAAGGACTTAGCTTTGGTCGTTGACCAGTCGGAACTGGCGAATGATGTGGTTCGTTCGATTGAGAAGATTGCCCAAAAGGCGACTCAAGGCACCTTCGCCATGGAGTCTATTTACGTGTTCGACATTTACGAAGGGGAGGAATTGCCCGCAGGCAAGAAAAGCGTAGCGGTCTCTATGGTATTCCGCTCCAGCGAACGAACGTTGAAGGACAAGGAAGTAAATACGGCGCTTGAGAAGATTCAAAATGTGATTCGAGAAAAGACCGCCTTTGAAATTCGGGACTAG
- the gatC gene encoding Asp-tRNA(Asn)/Glu-tRNA(Gln) amidotransferase subunit GatC, translating into MAETPHIDIDKVADLARIALTEEEKTKFSSQLESILGYIDKLDELDTTNVEPTAHPHSVENVWREDRATSELPTGEALKNAPKQRQNMFVVPKVVE; encoded by the coding sequence ATGGCTGAAACTCCCCACATTGACATCGATAAAGTCGCTGATTTGGCACGGATAGCTTTGACTGAAGAGGAAAAAACGAAGTTTTCATCTCAGCTTGAGAGCATCCTTGGATACATTGATAAGCTGGATGAATTGGACACGACGAATGTCGAGCCGACGGCGCACCCGCATTCGGTAGAAAATGTTTGGAGAGAGGATAGGGCAACATCGGAACTTCCCACTGGCGAGGCTCTGAAAAATGCGCCTAAGCAGCGTCAGAACATGTTTGTCGTGCCGAAGGTTGTGGAGTAA
- the gatA gene encoding Asp-tRNA(Asn)/Glu-tRNA(Gln) amidotransferase subunit GatA — translation MSAELYYKSASELSGLLNRREISSVELTQSVIGRTKAVDDLVQAFNSFDEKDALAQAAESDARRNRGESLGSLDGIPAGIKDVLAVKDQPLTCSSKILADFISPYDATCIQKLKRSGAVLWGRLNMDEFAMGSSTENSATKITGNPWKLDCIPGGSSGGSAAAVSAGESIVSLGSDTGGSIRQPASHCGIVGLKPTYGRVSRYGLAAFASSLDQVGPMGRTVWDTAALLQSISGHDINDSTSYKVDVPDYVQAIEQLKGRKWTFGLPKEYFESAPDTASMGPVKEAIEFYKSLGCEIKEVSLPHTAYAVATYYIVATAEASSNLARYDGIRYTHRAESFDAKDSVDIYRQSRAEGFGTEVKRRVLLGTYVLSSGYYDAYYLKAQKTRTLIRRDFEEAFMDVDALLTPTAPSPAFKRGAHSGDPLSMYLSDIYTISANLAGIPGLSVPCGYVDGLPVGLQILGKPFKEDEILAMGNEFESAHNFKNEHPSL, via the coding sequence ATGTCTGCTGAGCTATATTACAAATCCGCTAGCGAGTTGAGTGGGCTATTGAACAGGAGGGAGATATCCTCTGTTGAATTAACGCAGTCAGTAATAGGTCGGACAAAGGCAGTAGATGACCTGGTACAGGCATTCAATAGTTTTGACGAGAAGGACGCTCTGGCTCAGGCGGCGGAGTCTGATGCTCGACGGAATAGAGGAGAAAGTCTCGGATCACTAGATGGAATACCGGCAGGAATAAAGGATGTACTTGCGGTGAAGGACCAGCCTCTAACTTGTTCTAGTAAAATATTGGCGGATTTTATTTCACCTTACGACGCCACTTGTATTCAAAAACTAAAACGGTCTGGGGCTGTGCTTTGGGGCCGGTTGAATATGGACGAGTTCGCTATGGGCTCGTCCACTGAGAATTCCGCTACCAAAATTACGGGCAACCCATGGAAACTCGATTGTATTCCTGGAGGAAGCTCGGGTGGATCTGCGGCGGCTGTGTCAGCAGGTGAATCGATCGTATCTTTAGGAAGTGACACCGGAGGATCCATCCGGCAACCCGCTTCGCATTGTGGGATTGTTGGATTGAAGCCAACATACGGGCGTGTCTCCCGTTACGGTCTTGCTGCCTTTGCTTCTTCGCTAGATCAAGTGGGACCTATGGGTCGCACGGTTTGGGATACGGCGGCTCTGTTGCAATCTATATCAGGACACGATATAAATGACTCGACTTCCTATAAGGTCGATGTTCCGGACTACGTTCAGGCCATTGAACAGCTGAAAGGGAGGAAGTGGACTTTTGGATTGCCGAAAGAGTACTTCGAGAGTGCGCCGGATACGGCATCCATGGGTCCGGTAAAAGAGGCGATTGAGTTTTACAAGTCACTCGGATGTGAGATCAAGGAAGTGTCTTTGCCGCATACGGCTTATGCAGTGGCGACCTATTACATCGTGGCAACTGCCGAAGCGTCTTCGAATTTGGCCCGCTACGATGGTATTCGCTATACACATCGAGCCGAGAGTTTTGACGCGAAAGACTCGGTTGACATTTACCGTCAATCAAGGGCAGAGGGATTTGGAACTGAAGTAAAACGGCGTGTGCTACTGGGCACTTATGTTCTGAGTAGTGGCTATTACGATGCCTATTACTTAAAGGCCCAAAAGACCCGCACGCTGATCCGGAGGGATTTTGAAGAGGCCTTCATGGATGTAGACGCCTTGCTTACACCGACTGCTCCAAGTCCCGCCTTTAAAAGGGGGGCTCATTCGGGAGATCCGCTTTCCATGTATCTGAGCGATATTTACACGATTTCAGCCAATCTGGCAGGGATACCAGGGTTGTCGGTCCCTTGTGGGTATGTTGACGGACTTCCCGTAGGGCTGCAGATATTGGGAAAGCCATTTAAGGAGGACGAGATTCTAGCGATGGGGAACGAGTTCGAGTCTGCCCACAACTTTAAAAACGAACACCCATCCCTATAA
- the gatB gene encoding Asp-tRNA(Asn)/Glu-tRNA(Gln) amidotransferase subunit GatB: MEYEAVIGLEVHVQIKTESKIFSGSRSGYGYEPNTLVDPVVLGLPGSLPVMNKTALNGIIKAGLALNCTVPDYCKWDRKNYFYPDSPNNYQITQYDQPICDGGFVEIEMKGETRAVMGSHRKVALTRIHLENDVGKLNHFAEDSLVDYNRAFTPLMEIVSEPDMHSGAEAFAFLTAIRQTMIYCGISDCDMEKGQMRADANISVRPVGQKELGAKIELKNLNSITGVKNGIEYEIKRQTQELKKGRTMTQATWRWDADLGRTELMREKEDAHDYRYFPDPDLMPVRIDDEWRERIRCEIPELPFDKQRRFMEQYDIPYSITSVLVPDWELSEYFESAAKKAPKCAQAIGNYVTNDLLRELSDSNTALSECKISPDGLLSLVEVIEKGVITKQIAKDVFIEMFNTGESATEVIERKGLKPDFDEGQVKDWCQEAVDENPRPVEDFRSGNEKALNALLGQVMKKSRGKANPQIVQGLLKELLS; encoded by the coding sequence ATGGAATACGAAGCAGTCATTGGCTTAGAGGTTCATGTTCAAATCAAGACGGAGTCCAAGATCTTCTCCGGAAGCCGGTCGGGTTACGGTTACGAACCCAATACTTTGGTTGATCCCGTCGTATTAGGATTGCCGGGGTCACTACCGGTTATGAACAAGACCGCCCTGAATGGGATTATCAAAGCAGGACTCGCCTTGAACTGCACGGTCCCGGATTACTGTAAGTGGGACCGGAAAAACTACTTTTATCCAGACAGTCCGAATAACTATCAGATTACTCAATACGATCAGCCCATTTGTGATGGCGGTTTTGTTGAAATTGAAATGAAGGGTGAGACTCGTGCGGTGATGGGTTCACATCGAAAGGTAGCTCTAACGCGTATCCATTTAGAGAACGACGTGGGAAAACTAAATCACTTCGCTGAAGACAGTCTGGTTGACTACAATCGCGCTTTTACACCGTTGATGGAAATTGTCAGCGAACCAGATATGCACTCAGGCGCGGAGGCCTTCGCTTTTCTGACGGCTATTCGGCAAACTATGATTTATTGCGGAATTTCCGACTGTGATATGGAGAAGGGCCAAATGCGAGCGGATGCTAACATATCCGTTCGTCCCGTTGGTCAAAAGGAATTGGGAGCGAAGATTGAACTCAAAAATTTGAACAGCATTACCGGTGTGAAAAACGGTATTGAATACGAGATAAAGCGGCAGACCCAAGAACTGAAAAAGGGAAGGACAATGACGCAGGCTACCTGGCGTTGGGATGCTGACCTCGGACGGACCGAGTTGATGCGGGAGAAGGAGGACGCTCACGACTATCGCTATTTTCCCGATCCTGATTTGATGCCGGTGCGCATTGACGACGAATGGAGAGAGCGAATACGGTGCGAAATTCCAGAGCTGCCTTTCGATAAGCAACGTCGATTCATGGAGCAGTATGATATTCCGTATTCGATCACATCGGTACTAGTTCCAGATTGGGAGTTGAGCGAATATTTTGAGAGTGCCGCTAAAAAGGCGCCGAAATGCGCCCAAGCGATCGGTAACTACGTAACTAACGATTTGCTACGAGAGCTGTCCGATTCCAATACGGCATTGAGCGAATGCAAGATTTCTCCCGACGGCTTGCTTTCGCTCGTTGAAGTAATCGAAAAAGGAGTCATCACCAAGCAGATTGCTAAAGACGTTTTTATTGAAATGTTCAATACGGGAGAGTCTGCTACAGAGGTAATTGAAAGGAAAGGGCTCAAGCCAGATTTTGATGAAGGGCAAGTGAAAGACTGGTGTCAGGAGGCGGTAGACGAGAACCCTCGTCCGGTTGAGGATTTTCGATCTGGAAACGAGAAGGCCCTCAATGCTTTGCTCGGCCAAGTAATGAAGAAGAGTCGAGGTAAGGCGAACCCGCAAATTGTTCAAGGTCTGCTCAAGGAATTGTTAAGCTAG
- a CDS encoding CDGSH iron-sulfur domain-containing protein, with amino-acid sequence MSEAKRAGAGPIKVELEAGGTYAYCSCGQSSRQPFCDGSHSGTEFRPKVFKAEKDGAHFLCACKTTGNAPFCDGSHKG; translated from the coding sequence ATGAGCGAAGCAAAACGAGCCGGAGCCGGTCCAATAAAGGTAGAATTAGAAGCTGGGGGAACCTACGCCTACTGCTCATGTGGCCAGTCATCCAGACAGCCGTTTTGTGATGGATCGCATAGTGGTACCGAATTCAGACCTAAGGTTTTCAAGGCAGAAAAAGACGGGGCTCATTTTTTGTGTGCCTGTAAGACAACGGGAAATGCTCCGTTTTGCGACGGAAGCCATAAGGGGTAA
- the metG gene encoding methionine--tRNA ligase: protein MKSFYITTAIDYANGKPHLGHAYEKVLTDVVARFRRLMGDEVYFLTGIDEHGQKVQQSAGERGITPIELCDEAAVAFKGLCASLDISNDDFIRTTEDRHKKVVRSILQKLFDQGDIYKAEYKGYYSKRAEQFLQEKDRDGNGEWPEIFGEVEEIAESNYFFRLSRHQEWLVEQLKTNKSFIYPRFRAKQVLEFLKEPINDLCISRPRERLEWGIPLPFDEEYVTYVWFDALVNYISAVGYGTDSFEKHWPADFHVIGKDILVPPHAVYWPIMLKAAGIALPKSLLVHGWWLKSGAKMSKSTGTVVDPLDLIDQFGSDAFRYFVTREMNVGQDSEFSQERYMSRYNSDLANDLGNLLSRVLTMVGRNFGGKIPGPRIEESLELELWTLWKDTQKKVLDLYGEFQFHSGLEKTFAFISAINRYAEQRAPWKLAKSEDPEDRKRFETSLYVMTESLRLAVGLLEPVMPNTTDKVYDLLGYTKEADWDRRLLRGDTLVGQEIGEKTILFPKPQMES, encoded by the coding sequence ATGAAGTCATTCTACATAACAACTGCGATTGATTACGCCAATGGAAAGCCTCACCTCGGCCATGCATACGAGAAGGTTTTGACCGATGTGGTTGCCCGTTTTCGTCGCTTGATGGGTGACGAAGTCTATTTCTTGACCGGAATCGATGAGCACGGGCAGAAGGTACAGCAATCGGCAGGGGAACGTGGCATTACTCCCATTGAACTTTGCGATGAAGCGGCGGTCGCCTTCAAGGGACTCTGTGCGAGTCTAGACATTTCTAATGACGATTTCATTAGAACGACTGAAGACCGGCACAAGAAAGTCGTGCGATCCATTTTGCAAAAGCTGTTTGACCAAGGCGACATCTACAAGGCAGAATACAAAGGTTACTACAGCAAGCGAGCGGAGCAATTTTTGCAGGAAAAGGATCGCGATGGAAATGGTGAGTGGCCGGAGATTTTTGGTGAGGTCGAGGAAATTGCGGAAAGCAATTATTTCTTTAGGCTGAGCCGTCATCAGGAATGGCTTGTTGAACAGCTCAAGACGAACAAGTCTTTTATCTATCCCCGTTTTCGAGCAAAGCAGGTGCTTGAGTTCCTGAAAGAGCCGATTAACGATCTTTGCATTTCCCGGCCGCGGGAACGATTGGAGTGGGGAATTCCACTTCCATTCGACGAGGAGTATGTGACTTACGTTTGGTTTGACGCCCTGGTTAACTATATATCCGCAGTTGGATACGGTACCGATTCGTTTGAAAAACACTGGCCTGCGGATTTTCACGTAATCGGAAAAGACATCCTCGTTCCACCTCATGCTGTGTATTGGCCCATTATGCTGAAGGCTGCAGGGATAGCGTTACCAAAGAGCCTTCTAGTCCATGGGTGGTGGTTGAAATCGGGGGCAAAAATGTCGAAGAGCACAGGGACCGTAGTTGATCCGCTCGATTTGATTGACCAATTCGGCTCGGATGCGTTTCGCTATTTTGTTACTCGAGAGATGAACGTCGGGCAGGACAGCGAGTTTTCGCAGGAAAGGTACATGTCCCGTTACAATTCCGACCTTGCGAACGATCTGGGAAACTTGCTGAGCCGGGTGCTTACGATGGTTGGCCGCAATTTTGGAGGAAAGATTCCCGGACCAAGGATCGAGGAGTCGCTCGAATTAGAACTTTGGACCTTGTGGAAAGATACGCAAAAGAAGGTTTTAGATCTGTATGGTGAATTTCAATTTCACTCGGGCCTAGAGAAAACGTTTGCTTTTATCAGCGCGATAAATCGGTACGCGGAACAACGAGCTCCTTGGAAATTGGCAAAATCTGAGGATCCGGAAGACAGGAAACGTTTCGAAACGTCTCTTTACGTAATGACAGAATCCTTGCGCCTGGCAGTGGGGTTGCTCGAACCTGTCATGCCAAATACAACCGATAAAGTGTACGATCTGCTAGGATACACCAAAGAGGCAGATTGGGACCGTCGATTGCTGCGAGGAGACACACTGGTTGGACAGGAGATCGGCGAAAAGACCATTTTGTTTCCCAAGCCTCAAATGGAATCTTAA